One stretch of Raphanus sativus cultivar WK10039 unplaced genomic scaffold, ASM80110v3 Scaffold2293, whole genome shotgun sequence DNA includes these proteins:
- the LOC108825504 gene encoding uncharacterized protein LOC108825504, whose protein sequence is MVSTFHLNSITQQSKREKNNLLLLSFLLLKTFVCLSLKKSFIKKKTIAMMSKSCRHLLSLVFVSTLLSFPFITISETPCPYPCYPPPTGGGSTQPAGYYPPPTGFYPPPTGYYPPPTGNVPNYPSPPYVGGDSGGGYYGPPPPDPIMPYFPYYYRKPPHQTDQSSSSSVSLGSVVKIVTVASVLAFLLGNV, encoded by the coding sequence ATGGTTTCCACTTTCCACTTGAACTCAATCACACAACAGtctaagagagaaaaaaataatctcctacttctctcttttctcttactaaaaacatttgtttgcttatcattaaaaaaatctttcataAAAAAGAAAACGATAGCCATGATGAGTAAAAGTTGCCGTCACCTCTTAAGTCTAGTGTTCGTCTCCACTCTTCTGAGCTTCCCGTTCATAACCATATCGGAGACGCCGTGTCCTTACCCTTGTTACCCACCTCCAACTGGCGGGGGCTCAACTCAACCGGCGGGTTATTACCCTCCTCCAACCGGTTTTTATCCTCCTCCAACCGGTTATTACCCTCCTCCAACTGGAAATGTACCGAATTACCCTTCTCCACCATACGTCGGAGGTGATTCCGGCGGAGGATATTACGGTCCTCCACCGCCTGACCCTATAATGCCTTACTTCCCGTACTACTACAGAAAGCCTCCTCATCAGACGGATCAGTCATCATCTTCATCTGTTTCACTGGGATCAGTGGTCAAGATTGTAACGGTGGCAAGTGTTCTTGCGTTTCTTCTGGGTAACGTCTAG